Proteins found in one Triticum aestivum cultivar Chinese Spring chromosome 4D, IWGSC CS RefSeq v2.1, whole genome shotgun sequence genomic segment:
- the LOC123096630 gene encoding trypsin/alpha-amylase inhibitor CMX1/CMX3-like has protein sequence MAFKYQLILWAALVIVLAAASASVQQACIPGQQITYDSLHACSDYVVRQTCGFEPYYVSVETMKKRCCEQLSGVSSYCRCEVVRILMEGIVNKRGEVVGSLLQDWPRCKSLTREYIAGIVGRGECNLETILGRPECPTAYLGAVV, from the coding sequence ATGGCGTTCAAGTACCAGCTCATCCTCTGGGCCGCCCTGGTCATCGTACTCGCCGCGGCCTCAGCCAGCGTCCAGCAGGCATGCATTCCAGGGCAGCAGATCACATACGACTCGCTTCATGCCTGCAGCGACTACGTGGTCAGACAAACATGTGGCTTTGAACCCTACTACGTCTCCGTCGAGACGATGAAGAAGCGGTGTTGCGAGCAACTGTCGGGCGTCTCGTCGTACTGCCGGTGCGAGGTGGTGCGCATCCTCATGGAGGGGATAGTAAATAAGCGGGGTGAGGTCGTGGGCAGCCTCCTCCAGGATTGGCCTAGATGCAAGAGCTTGACGAGGGAGTACATTGCGGGCATCGTCGGACGGGGGGAGTGCAACTTAGAGACCATCTTGGGCCGCCCGGAATGCCCTACTGCCTATCTTGGAGCGGTCGTGTAA
- the LOC123096631 gene encoding trypsin inhibitor CMe-like has protein sequence MAFMSQLILSAAVLLAVLAATSATVGTQCVPGSDIPYNPLQACRNLLSTKMSSFTLPLNEYEPSFLLIQRLMSIGTPTEYQGTVKKLTKICSVGPVYASAGMLKRRCCDQLSRVPAYCRCEALRMLMDGVETPQGVFEGGLLQDIPSCPRLTRKYTMGLVGPEECNLETIHGSPHCPTPITRGVVV, from the exons ATGGCATTCATGTCTCAGCTCATCCTCTCGGCCGCCGTCCTCCTCGCCGTACTCGCCGCAACCTCGGCCACCGTCGGGACTCAGTGCGTTCCAGGGTCGGACATTCCATACAACCCACTACAAGCATGCCGCAACCTTTTGTCCACTAAAATGAGCTCCTTTACATTACCCCTAAATGAATATGAGCCTTCATTTCTCTTGATCCAACGATTGATGTCTATTGGTACTCCAAC GGAGTACCAGGGTACCGTAAAAAAGCTCACTAAAATATGCAGCGTAGGGCCCGTGTACGCCTCCGCTGGGATGTTGAAGAGGCGGTGTTGCGACCAGTTGTCGCGCGTCCCAGCATACTGCCGGTGCGAGGCGCTGCGCATGCTCATGGATGGGGTAGAAACTCCGCAGGGTGTGTTCGAGGGCGGCCTACTCCAGGACATACCCAGTTGCCCAAGGCTTACCAGGAAGTACACCATGGGCCTCGTCGGCCCGGAGGAGTGCAACTTGGAAACCATCCACGGCAGCCCGCACTGCCCCACTCCCATCACTCGTGGAGTGGTCGTGTGA
- the LOC123099541 gene encoding cysteine proteinase inhibitor 8-like — protein MARRPLVLLALLAMTLAVASAVLGDHSERLGEWGPIPNLKDAHIQELGGWAVQHASLASNGLRFRRVTRGEQQVVSGMNYRLFVDAEDDSGKNASYLAEVYEQSWTKTRQLKSFKPAAN, from the coding sequence ATGGCGCGACGACCCCtcgtcctcctcgccctcctcgccATGACCCTCGCAGTCGCCTCAGCGGTGTTGGGCGACCACAGTGAGAGGCTCGGCGAGTGGGGACCTATCCCGAACTTGAAGGACGCGCACATCCAGGAGCTGGGAGGATGGGCGGTGCAGCATGCGAGCCTGGCTAGCAACGGGCTGCGGTTTCGCCGGGTCACGCGCGGCGAGCAGCAGGTGGTCTCCGGCATGAACTACCGCCTCTTCGTCGACGCGGAGGACGACTCCGGCAAGAACGCGTCGTACCTCGCCGAGGTCTACGAGCAGTCCTGGACCAAAACCCGCCAGCTCAAATCCTTCAAGCCAGCTGCGAACTAA
- the LOC123096038 gene encoding uncharacterized protein isoform X2 translates to MLALLAAIDLQGGAPCWTLPSPTLLVLLRRYECPVTCAQMYCGQELLSAAGVDWKGCCCSWTMRLLLPLPLVDSSMSTFLEWICISES, encoded by the exons ATGCTAGCGCTCCTCGCCGCCATCGACCTGCAAGGAGGAGCGCCGTGTTGGACGCTGCCATCTCCGACGCTGCTGGTACTCCTCCGCCGCTACGAGTGCCCCGTCACCTGCGCCCAG ATGTACTGTGGTCAAGAACTGCTCTCTGCCGCGGGAGTAGATTGGAAAGGCTGCTGCTGCTCCTGGACAATGCGGCTGCTGCTGCCACTACCACTCGTCGATTCGAGCATG AGCACATTCTTGGAGTGGATCTGCATTTCAGAAAGTTAA
- the LOC123096038 gene encoding uncharacterized protein isoform X1, producing the protein MLALLAAIDLQGGAPCWTLPSPTLLVLLRRYECPVTCAQESREVELPMIDLQDVLWSRTALCRGSRLERLLLLLDNAAAAATTTRRFEHEHILGVDLHFRKLTSGSTWSTTF; encoded by the exons ATGCTAGCGCTCCTCGCCGCCATCGACCTGCAAGGAGGAGCGCCGTGTTGGACGCTGCCATCTCCGACGCTGCTGGTACTCCTCCGCCGCTACGAGTGCCCCGTCACCTGCGCCCAGGAAAGCCGCGAAGTCGAGCTCCCCATGATTGACCTACAAG ATGTACTGTGGTCAAGAACTGCTCTCTGCCGCGGGAGTAGATTGGAAAGGCTGCTGCTGCTCCTGGACAATGCGGCTGCTGCTGCCACTACCACTCGTCGATTCGAGCATG AGCACATTCTTGGAGTGGATCTGCATTTCAGAAAGTTAACAAGTGGGAGTACATGGAGTACCACATTTTAA